In one Vulgatibacter incomptus genomic region, the following are encoded:
- a CDS encoding DUF4476 domain-containing protein, which produces MRTFQPKTLCLSAFVLFLLAATPAVAARPVTLVQVDQQELIDELRALQSQVKALKSRTNHGRKDQEMRSGLDSVNARLERLEKSIRSSRPLPPPDRRPSHVAVSPIPMDPPSFTALRRSVANGRFSSEKLFVLETAARSNFFEVEQVRVLLGDFFVSGDRLDALRVLWPSVLDRANGYRLIDSFTFESEKRTAQQILMG; this is translated from the coding sequence ATGAGAACCTTCCAGCCCAAGACCCTCTGCCTCTCCGCCTTCGTCCTCTTCCTGCTGGCTGCCACGCCCGCGGTGGCGGCGCGCCCCGTGACGCTCGTCCAGGTGGATCAGCAGGAGCTCATCGATGAGCTGCGCGCGCTCCAGAGCCAGGTGAAGGCGCTCAAGTCCCGCACCAACCACGGCCGCAAGGATCAGGAGATGCGGAGCGGACTCGACTCGGTGAACGCTCGCCTCGAGCGCCTCGAGAAGTCGATCCGCAGCAGCCGGCCCCTGCCGCCGCCGGATCGGCGCCCCTCCCACGTGGCGGTCAGCCCGATCCCGATGGATCCCCCATCGTTTACCGCGCTGAGGAGGTCGGTCGCCAACGGCCGCTTCTCCAGCGAGAAGCTCTTCGTCCTCGAGACCGCCGCCCGCTCCAACTTTTTCGAGGTCGAGCAGGTCCGGGTGCTTCTCGGTGACTTCTTCGTCTCCGGCGACAGGCTCGACGCGCTCCGCGTGCTCTGGCCCAGCGTCCTGGACCGCGCGAACGGCTACCGGCTGATCGACAGCTTCACCTTCGAGAGCGAGAAGCGGACCGCCCAGCAGATTCTCATGGGCTAA
- a CDS encoding acyl-CoA dehydrogenase family protein — protein MDFELNELQIAIRDAARKYAQDKLAPGARERDREERFPKAEVAEMASLGLMGVNIPEAYGGAEAGTVAYSLAMTEIAAGDASAAVTMAVTNMCGELIVRAGNEDQRQRYVTRLTSGEYTAGAFALSEPQAGSDPGAMATFAEKKGDRWVLNGAKQWITSGAYAGVMVVWARTAKAPGAKGISCFLVEGGTKGLLVGKAEDKMGLRASNTVPLTFEDCEIPEENLLGVEGDGFKWAMVALDGGRIGIASQAIGIGRAAMDASIRYAHEREAFGKPIADFQAIRFKLSDMATELDAARLLALRAAWLKENGRPFTREASMAKLYASEAANRAVAEAVQIHGGYGYVDEFPVERHLRDARVTTIYEGTSEIQRVVIARELLRG, from the coding sequence ATGGATTTCGAGCTGAACGAGCTGCAGATCGCGATCCGCGATGCGGCGCGAAAGTACGCGCAGGACAAACTCGCGCCCGGCGCGCGCGAGCGCGATCGCGAGGAGCGGTTCCCCAAGGCCGAGGTCGCCGAGATGGCGTCCCTGGGCCTCATGGGCGTGAACATTCCCGAGGCCTACGGCGGCGCCGAGGCGGGGACGGTGGCCTATTCGCTGGCGATGACGGAGATCGCCGCCGGCGACGCGTCGGCCGCCGTGACCATGGCCGTCACCAACATGTGCGGCGAGCTCATCGTCCGCGCCGGCAACGAGGACCAGCGCCAGCGGTACGTGACCAGGCTCACCTCCGGTGAGTACACGGCGGGCGCGTTCGCGCTCTCCGAGCCCCAGGCCGGCTCCGACCCGGGGGCCATGGCCACCTTCGCCGAGAAGAAGGGCGATCGCTGGGTGCTCAACGGCGCCAAGCAGTGGATCACCAGCGGCGCCTACGCCGGCGTGATGGTCGTCTGGGCTCGCACCGCCAAGGCGCCCGGCGCCAAGGGGATCTCCTGCTTCCTCGTCGAGGGCGGCACCAAGGGCCTCCTGGTCGGCAAGGCCGAGGACAAGATGGGCCTCCGGGCCTCGAACACCGTGCCCCTCACCTTCGAGGACTGCGAGATCCCGGAGGAGAACCTCCTCGGCGTCGAGGGCGACGGCTTCAAGTGGGCCATGGTCGCCCTCGACGGCGGCCGGATCGGCATCGCCTCCCAGGCCATCGGCATCGGGCGGGCGGCCATGGACGCGTCGATCCGCTACGCCCACGAGCGGGAGGCGTTCGGCAAGCCGATCGCCGATTTCCAGGCGATCCGTTTCAAGCTCTCCGACATGGCCACCGAGCTCGACGCGGCCCGGCTGCTCGCCCTGCGCGCGGCCTGGCTCAAGGAGAACGGCCGTCCCTTCACTCGGGAGGCCTCCATGGCGAAGCTCTACGCCTCCGAGGCGGCCAATCGGGCAGTTGCAGAAGCCGTGCAGATTCACGGCGGATATGGGTATGTGGACGAGTTCCCGGTGGAGCGGCACCTGCGAGACGCGCGGGTGACGACCATCTATGAGGGAACGAGCGAGATCCAGCGCGTGGTCATCGCGCGCGAGCTTTTGCGCGGCTAA
- a CDS encoding TetR/AcrR family transcriptional regulator, whose translation MRKGDFTRQAILDHAVKSASKVGLDGLSIGVLATELGMSKSGLFAHFASKEALKVEVLERAAVMFYETVMLPALAAERGLPRIRAIFTRWMDWAEHAGLLGGCIFVAAAVELDDQPGAARETLVRTQADWLDALAKSAEIAMGVGHFRPELDPDQFAHELYATMLGLYHASRLMRDPRARERAVQSFEALVERASAH comes from the coding sequence ATGCGCAAAGGGGACTTCACCCGCCAGGCGATCCTCGATCACGCCGTGAAGAGCGCGTCCAAAGTCGGTCTGGACGGCCTCTCGATCGGCGTGCTGGCGACCGAGCTCGGCATGTCGAAGAGCGGCCTGTTCGCGCACTTCGCGTCGAAGGAGGCGCTGAAGGTCGAGGTGCTGGAGCGAGCCGCGGTGATGTTCTACGAGACGGTGATGCTGCCGGCCCTCGCGGCGGAGCGCGGGCTCCCGCGGATCCGGGCGATCTTCACGCGGTGGATGGACTGGGCGGAGCACGCCGGGTTGCTCGGCGGGTGCATCTTCGTCGCTGCGGCGGTGGAGCTCGACGACCAGCCCGGGGCGGCGCGTGAGACGCTGGTGCGGACGCAGGCCGACTGGCTCGACGCGCTCGCGAAGTCTGCGGAGATCGCGATGGGAGTCGGGCACTTCCGCCCCGAACTCGATCCGGACCAGTTCGCCCACGAGCTCTATGCCACGATGCTCGGCCTCTACCACGCGAGCCGCCTGATGCGGGATCCGCGCGCCAGGGAGCGGGCGGTCCAATCCTTCGAAGCGCTGGTGGAGCGCGCTTCGGCCCACTGA
- a CDS encoding MBL fold metallo-hydrolase RNA specificity domain-containing protein: MATIQFLGAAGTVTGSSYLVEHEGKRILLDCGLFQGEKALRQRNWAPFPVPPESLDAVVLSHAHIDHSGGLPRLVKQGFDGPIHATPATRDLLAIMLPDSGRLHEEEAADANRLRYSKHMPALPLYTEADAIRCLNRIETIRYGVPRHLDGGVSVTLHRAGHILGSAIVQLDLSGAGGYRHTLVFSGDLGRYDQPIIPDPEPIKRATSLLLECTYGDRLHEAPSPREELGAIVREVVERNGVLLIPAFAIGRTQDILFHLRQLQLAKEIPSLPIFVDSPMACDATPLYLLHREEHDEEMLRQIVHGEKPLHPERVEFTQSVTESKAIAARSRPMIILSAAGMATGGRVLHHLARLLPDEHATVLFVGYQAGGSRGRKLLEGSRWIRIHGRDVPVKAQIRELRGFSAHADHAEADRWLASFGSPPTRTFCVHGEPAGLEATRARLEARGWPAYVPSYLERVELEG, translated from the coding sequence ATGGCAACGATCCAGTTCCTGGGCGCAGCGGGCACGGTCACGGGCAGCTCGTATCTGGTGGAGCACGAGGGGAAGCGGATCCTCCTCGACTGCGGCCTCTTCCAGGGTGAGAAGGCGCTGCGACAGCGGAACTGGGCGCCTTTTCCCGTTCCACCCGAGAGCCTGGACGCCGTGGTCCTCTCCCACGCCCACATCGACCACTCCGGCGGGCTCCCGCGGCTGGTGAAGCAAGGCTTTGACGGCCCGATCCATGCGACGCCGGCGACGCGGGATCTGCTGGCGATCATGCTGCCGGACTCGGGCCGCCTCCACGAGGAGGAGGCGGCGGACGCGAACCGCCTGCGCTACTCGAAGCACATGCCGGCGCTGCCGCTCTACACGGAGGCCGACGCGATCCGCTGCCTGAACCGGATCGAGACGATCCGCTACGGCGTCCCGCGCCACCTGGACGGCGGCGTGAGCGTGACCCTCCACCGGGCGGGGCACATCCTGGGCAGCGCGATCGTCCAGCTCGACCTGTCGGGCGCCGGCGGCTACCGGCACACCTTGGTCTTCAGCGGCGATCTCGGCCGCTACGACCAGCCGATCATCCCCGATCCGGAGCCGATCAAGCGCGCGACCTCGCTGCTCCTGGAGTGCACGTACGGCGACAGGCTGCACGAGGCGCCGAGCCCTCGGGAGGAGCTGGGAGCGATCGTGCGGGAGGTGGTGGAGCGAAATGGGGTCCTGCTGATCCCGGCCTTCGCGATCGGGCGCACGCAGGACATCCTCTTCCACCTGCGCCAGCTCCAGCTCGCGAAGGAGATCCCGAGCCTGCCGATCTTCGTGGACAGCCCGATGGCCTGCGACGCGACGCCGCTCTATCTGCTGCACCGGGAGGAGCACGACGAGGAGATGCTCCGGCAGATCGTGCACGGCGAGAAGCCCCTTCATCCGGAGCGCGTGGAGTTCACCCAGAGCGTGACCGAGTCGAAGGCGATCGCGGCCAGGAGCCGGCCAATGATCATCCTGTCGGCAGCGGGGATGGCGACGGGCGGCCGGGTGCTCCACCACCTGGCGCGCCTGCTGCCCGACGAACACGCCACGGTGCTCTTCGTGGGCTACCAGGCCGGCGGCTCTCGCGGCCGCAAGCTCCTCGAGGGCTCCAGGTGGATCCGGATCCACGGCAGGGACGTACCCGTGAAGGCCCAAATCCGCGAGCTGCGCGGCTTCTCGGCCCACGCGGATCACGCGGAGGCCGATCGCTGGCTCGCCTCGTTCGGCAGCCCGCCAACGCGCACCTTCTGCGTCCACGGCGAGCCGGCCGGCCTTGAAGCCACCCGCGCCCGCCTCGAGGCCCGCGGCTGGCCCGCCTACGTGCCCTCGTACCTCGAGCGGGTCGAGCTCGAGGGCTGA
- a CDS encoding type II toxin-antitoxin system HicB family antitoxin — protein MKTFKYRIVVGWSDDDDTYVARVPALEGCVAHGDSEAEASREARSAAELMLSVLREHGDRIPPEDA, from the coding sequence GTGAAGACATTCAAGTACCGCATCGTTGTCGGCTGGAGCGATGACGACGATACCTACGTCGCACGGGTTCCGGCGCTCGAAGGATGCGTTGCACATGGCGACTCGGAGGCGGAGGCGTCGAGGGAGGCGCGCTCAGCCGCCGAGCTAATGCTGTCCGTTCTGCGCGAACACGGCGATCGAATCCCGCCCGAGGACGCATAA
- a CDS encoding methyltransferase family protein, which yields MDALDAKAWIGIVRLAMVLGLATFLPAWTLAWWQAWTCIGVFVACAGAITAYLVRHDRALLARRVRAGPAAEKEFTQKVIQSLAFVAFLAVFVVPALDRRFGWSRVPIGISIVGDGVVVLGFWIVFRVLRENTFASAAIEVTSEQRVISTGPYAYVRHPMYSGALLLIVGVPPALGSWVGLGAVAPFALVIVWRLRDEERFLAKSLEGYESYCARVRYRLVPLVW from the coding sequence ATGGACGCGCTCGACGCGAAGGCTTGGATCGGCATCGTACGCCTCGCGATGGTGCTCGGCCTCGCGACCTTCCTTCCTGCGTGGACTCTCGCCTGGTGGCAGGCGTGGACCTGCATCGGCGTCTTCGTCGCGTGCGCCGGCGCGATCACCGCGTACCTTGTGCGGCACGACCGAGCGCTCCTCGCCCGCCGCGTGAGGGCCGGGCCGGCCGCCGAGAAGGAATTCACCCAGAAGGTGATCCAATCGCTCGCGTTCGTCGCTTTCCTCGCGGTCTTCGTCGTGCCCGCGCTCGATCGCCGCTTCGGCTGGTCGCGCGTGCCGATTGGGATCTCGATCGTGGGCGACGGCGTCGTCGTCCTGGGTTTCTGGATCGTGTTCCGGGTGCTCCGCGAGAACACGTTCGCGTCCGCCGCGATCGAGGTGACGAGCGAGCAACGCGTCATCTCGACCGGCCCATACGCGTACGTCCGGCATCCGATGTACAGCGGCGCGCTTCTCCTCATTGTCGGAGTACCGCCCGCGCTCGGCTCGTGGGTCGGCCTCGGCGCGGTGGCGCCTTTCGCGCTCGTGATCGTCTGGCGCCTCCGCGACGAGGAGCGGTTTCTCGCGAAGTCCCTCGAGGGCTACGAGTCATACTGCGCCCGCGTGCGGTACCGGCTCGTGCCGCTTGTGTGGTGA
- a CDS encoding acyl-CoA mutase large subunit family protein, translating into MSKTSKTTMPAGKKAAAKAASGKIAAKKPQAMMQAAVSKKAPVAAAKKPAVAAKTTVSKKVAVAKATVAKKAAAAKAVVAKTTSAAKATVAKKAAVANAKVAKKAVVAKAMVAKKAAVAKAKVTKKVAAVKATGAKKAAVAKAAVAKKTAVAKTGVAKKAAKAVPSPSYDKAGLKKIAAAKRAWEKGALAKSNQRMKQRREAFFTDSGIPIPDLATPAERPREDYLRDLGFPGEYPFTRGPQASMYRGRHWTMRQFAGFGTPADTNARFKYLLEHGMTGLSTAFDMPALMGYDADHPMSRGEVGKEGVAVSSLADFEILYGGIPLDQVTTSMTINASAIYALACYVVTAEKQGIGPEKLGGTIQADILKEYIAQKEWIVPPRPAVRIVIDMIEWASEHMPKFNPISISGYHIREAGATAVQELAFTLADGIGYVEECVARGMNVDDFAPRLSFFWDVHNDFFEEVAKFRAARRIWARVLRDRFGAKDPRSWMLRTHAQTAGVSLTAQQPYNNVVRVALQAFAAVCGGTQSLHTNSLDETYALPTEDSVTIALRTQQIIANESGADRVVDPLGGSYYIEYLTDEMEKRAMEYIDRIHDMGGIIRAVEEGYPQKEIAESAFRHQKEVESKDRIIVGVNAFQSDKETPIDLLKIDDALAHEQIARLLQVKASRDAAAHQAALEAVEKAAESGENLMPSVLDAVRAYATLGEVCDVFRKVFGTYREVGRF; encoded by the coding sequence ATGTCGAAGACTTCGAAGACGACGATGCCCGCCGGCAAGAAGGCGGCCGCCAAGGCCGCTTCGGGCAAGATCGCGGCCAAGAAGCCCCAGGCCATGATGCAGGCGGCGGTGTCCAAGAAGGCGCCTGTGGCGGCTGCGAAGAAGCCGGCCGTGGCGGCGAAGACGACCGTGAGCAAGAAGGTCGCCGTTGCGAAGGCGACCGTGGCGAAGAAGGCCGCAGCCGCGAAGGCGGTCGTGGCGAAGACGACTTCCGCCGCGAAGGCGACCGTGGCGAAGAAGGCCGCCGTGGCGAACGCGAAGGTGGCGAAGAAGGCCGTCGTCGCGAAGGCGATGGTCGCGAAGAAGGCCGCCGTCGCGAAGGCGAAGGTGACGAAGAAGGTCGCCGCAGTGAAGGCGACCGGGGCGAAGAAGGCCGCCGTCGCGAAGGCCGCCGTGGCGAAGAAGACCGCCGTCGCGAAGACTGGCGTGGCCAAGAAGGCCGCGAAGGCGGTGCCCTCGCCGAGCTACGACAAGGCCGGCCTCAAGAAGATCGCCGCCGCCAAGCGCGCCTGGGAGAAGGGCGCGCTCGCCAAGTCCAACCAGCGCATGAAGCAGCGCCGGGAGGCCTTCTTCACCGACTCGGGCATTCCCATCCCCGACCTCGCCACCCCCGCCGAGCGGCCGCGCGAGGACTACCTGCGCGACCTCGGCTTCCCGGGCGAGTACCCGTTCACCCGGGGCCCCCAGGCCTCCATGTACCGCGGCCGCCACTGGACCATGCGCCAGTTCGCCGGCTTTGGCACGCCCGCCGACACCAACGCTCGGTTCAAGTACCTCCTCGAGCACGGCATGACCGGCCTGTCGACGGCCTTCGACATGCCCGCCCTCATGGGTTACGACGCCGATCACCCGATGAGCCGGGGCGAGGTGGGCAAGGAAGGTGTGGCCGTCTCGAGCCTCGCCGACTTCGAGATCCTCTACGGCGGGATCCCCCTCGACCAGGTCACCACCTCCATGACCATCAACGCGAGCGCCATCTACGCGCTCGCCTGCTACGTGGTCACGGCGGAGAAGCAGGGCATCGGCCCCGAGAAGCTCGGCGGCACCATCCAGGCCGACATCCTCAAGGAGTACATCGCACAGAAGGAGTGGATCGTCCCGCCGCGGCCCGCCGTGCGGATCGTGATCGACATGATCGAATGGGCGTCGGAGCACATGCCCAAGTTCAACCCGATCTCGATCTCCGGCTACCACATCCGGGAGGCAGGGGCGACGGCGGTGCAGGAGCTCGCCTTCACTCTCGCCGACGGCATCGGCTACGTGGAGGAGTGCGTCGCCCGCGGCATGAACGTGGACGACTTCGCCCCGCGGCTCTCCTTCTTCTGGGACGTGCACAACGACTTCTTCGAGGAGGTCGCCAAGTTCCGTGCCGCCCGGCGGATCTGGGCCCGCGTGCTCCGCGATCGCTTCGGCGCCAAGGATCCGCGCTCGTGGATGCTGCGCACCCACGCGCAGACCGCCGGCGTGTCGCTCACCGCGCAGCAGCCCTACAACAACGTGGTCCGGGTGGCCCTCCAGGCCTTCGCCGCGGTGTGCGGCGGCACCCAGTCCCTTCACACCAACTCCCTCGACGAGACCTACGCGCTCCCCACCGAGGACTCGGTGACGATCGCACTGCGCACGCAGCAGATCATCGCCAACGAGTCCGGCGCCGACCGCGTCGTCGACCCCCTCGGCGGCTCGTACTACATCGAGTACCTCACCGACGAGATGGAGAAGCGGGCGATGGAGTACATCGACCGCATCCACGACATGGGCGGCATCATCCGCGCGGTGGAGGAGGGCTATCCCCAGAAGGAGATCGCCGAGTCCGCCTTCCGCCACCAGAAGGAGGTCGAGTCCAAGGACCGGATCATCGTCGGCGTCAACGCCTTCCAGTCCGACAAGGAGACCCCGATCGATCTCCTCAAGATCGACGACGCGCTCGCCCACGAGCAGATCGCGCGTCTCCTCCAGGTGAAGGCCAGCCGCGACGCCGCGGCCCACCAGGCCGCCCTCGAGGCCGTGGAGAAGGCCGCCGAGAGCGGCGAGAACCTCATGCCCTCCGTCCTCGACGCAGTGCGCGCCTATGCAACGCTGGGTGAAGTCTGCGACGTCTTCCGCAAGGTCTTCGGCACGTACCGCGAGGTGGGCCGCTTCTAG
- a CDS encoding alpha/beta hydrolase: protein MHRAIQATFRTLTPVPSLASMLAARLWMIPPRAPIRPEQEAWLAKAERRDVDAGGTKVATYAWGRGPAVLLMHGWGGHAGQLTGFVPGLVEAGHRVVAYDGPRHGATQGGTPSLLSFSESAQAVAGREGGLSAVIAHSMGASAAAFSMSRGLEADRAVFLAPAATMSGAAERFAKMVRLDPRALEQMRRRFERELNIPWEELDVVRSAHQMRSALLVIHDESDRDVPFSDGDAIARAWPTGSLVTTTGLGHHRLLRDADVVRRTIDFVSAGRP, encoded by the coding sequence TTGCATCGGGCGATTCAGGCGACGTTCCGCACGCTCACGCCGGTGCCATCGCTGGCCTCGATGCTGGCAGCGCGGCTCTGGATGATCCCGCCGCGAGCGCCGATTCGGCCGGAGCAGGAGGCTTGGCTGGCGAAGGCGGAGCGCCGAGACGTCGACGCTGGCGGGACGAAGGTGGCGACGTACGCCTGGGGCAGGGGGCCGGCAGTGCTCCTGATGCACGGCTGGGGCGGTCACGCCGGGCAGCTCACGGGCTTCGTCCCAGGGCTGGTGGAGGCGGGTCATCGGGTTGTGGCCTACGACGGACCACGCCACGGCGCGACCCAAGGGGGCACGCCGTCGCTGCTCTCGTTCTCGGAGTCGGCGCAGGCGGTAGCGGGCCGTGAAGGCGGCCTCTCCGCGGTGATCGCGCACTCGATGGGCGCGTCGGCGGCCGCCTTCTCGATGAGCCGCGGACTCGAGGCCGACCGCGCGGTCTTCCTGGCGCCAGCGGCGACGATGTCGGGGGCGGCGGAGCGCTTCGCAAAGATGGTGCGGCTGGATCCGCGCGCGCTGGAGCAGATGCGCAGGCGGTTCGAGCGGGAGCTGAACATCCCTTGGGAGGAGCTGGATGTGGTTCGCTCGGCGCACCAGATGCGTTCTGCGCTCCTCGTGATCCACGACGAGAGCGACCGCGATGTGCCGTTCTCGGATGGCGATGCGATCGCACGGGCCTGGCCGACGGGGAGCCTCGTCACGACGACGGGTCTCGGCCACCACCGGCTCCTACGCGATGCGGACGTGGTGCGGCGAACGATCGACTTCGTCTCCGCCGGCCGGCCCTAG
- a CDS encoding TolC family protein gives MFRFRAAALAAALLVPVAAGAQDAAQVLTLDDAVRIALENQPSLRRARADTDAAEAGVAAARAPLLPQVSAQTGYQFQQRPTAVDATPFVRAGRHNFSVGGTVDQLVTDFGKSTNRLRASAALEDAQRESQRDVETSVVANVRNAFFTARARKSLVGVATRILENQQRHFEQVDAFVELGARSPYDLAQARTNVGSARSQLAAAEGNYRVARARLVQAMGLSQSAEFDVADQSLPPIAGEGGSADELLPDALAARPDVKALEQRIQAQEYTLRSNRAGYLPSIGLNAGVSEIGPGFNDLSTSWVAGATLTWPIFQGGATRAAVSQADAALAGLVADKDSLTQQVRYELEESLAGIDSSLAARASAEETVESAREQVRLAEGRYETGVGSLLELSDAELALQQAESALVQAEYDLSSARALLLERLGQR, from the coding sequence ATGTTTCGTTTTCGGGCAGCGGCTCTCGCTGCCGCGCTCCTCGTCCCCGTGGCGGCCGGAGCGCAAGACGCCGCGCAGGTCCTCACCCTGGACGACGCCGTCCGGATCGCCCTCGAGAACCAGCCCTCGCTGCGCCGGGCGCGGGCCGATACCGACGCGGCCGAGGCCGGTGTCGCCGCCGCCCGCGCGCCGCTCCTGCCTCAGGTGTCCGCGCAGACGGGCTACCAGTTCCAGCAGCGCCCCACCGCCGTGGACGCCACGCCCTTCGTGCGGGCCGGCAGGCACAACTTCAGCGTTGGCGGCACGGTCGATCAGCTCGTCACCGACTTCGGGAAGTCCACCAACCGCCTGCGGGCCTCGGCGGCCCTCGAAGACGCCCAGCGCGAGAGCCAGCGCGACGTCGAGACCTCCGTCGTCGCCAACGTCCGCAACGCCTTCTTCACCGCCCGCGCCCGCAAGTCCCTCGTCGGCGTCGCCACGCGAATCCTCGAGAACCAGCAGCGCCACTTCGAGCAGGTCGACGCCTTCGTCGAGCTCGGCGCTCGCTCGCCCTACGACCTCGCCCAGGCCAGGACCAACGTGGGCTCCGCACGCTCGCAGCTCGCCGCCGCCGAGGGGAACTACCGCGTCGCCCGTGCCCGTCTCGTCCAGGCCATGGGCTTGTCGCAGTCCGCCGAATTCGACGTCGCGGACCAGAGCCTCCCCCCGATCGCCGGAGAGGGCGGCAGCGCCGACGAGCTCCTGCCCGACGCCCTCGCCGCCCGCCCCGACGTGAAGGCCCTCGAGCAGCGGATCCAGGCGCAGGAGTACACCCTTCGGTCCAACCGCGCCGGCTACCTGCCCAGCATCGGGCTCAACGCCGGCGTCTCCGAGATCGGCCCCGGCTTCAACGACCTCTCCACCTCGTGGGTCGCCGGCGCCACCCTCACCTGGCCCATCTTCCAGGGCGGCGCCACCCGCGCTGCCGTCTCCCAGGCCGACGCTGCCCTCGCCGGCCTCGTCGCGGACAAGGACTCCCTGACGCAGCAGGTGCGCTACGAGCTCGAGGAGTCCCTCGCCGGCATCGACTCCTCCCTCGCCGCCAGGGCCTCCGCCGAGGAGACCGTCGAGAGCGCCCGGGAGCAGGTCCGGCTCGCCGAGGGGCGGTACGAGACCGGCGTCGGCAGCCTCCTCGAGCTCTCCGATGCCGAGCTCGCGCTGCAGCAGGCCGAGAGCGCCCTCGTCCAGGCCGAGTACGACCTCTCCTCGGCGAGGGCCCTGCTCCTCGAGAGGCTCGGGCAGCGCTGA
- a CDS encoding cobalamin B12-binding domain-containing protein produces the protein MAERKLRILVAKPGLDGHDRGAKIIARALRDGGFEVIYTGLHQTPEMIAAAAIQEDVDGIGLSIMSGAHMHLAPAVIDLLKEQGASDIAVFLGGIIPQDDIAKLRAVGVREVFLPGTTTEDVIGWVRTHVRHRAEAA, from the coding sequence ATGGCAGAACGCAAGCTCCGCATCCTCGTCGCCAAGCCCGGCCTCGACGGCCACGACCGTGGCGCCAAGATCATCGCCCGCGCCCTGCGCGACGGCGGGTTCGAGGTCATCTACACCGGCCTCCACCAGACCCCGGAGATGATCGCCGCCGCCGCCATCCAGGAGGACGTCGACGGCATCGGCCTCTCCATCATGTCCGGTGCGCACATGCACCTCGCGCCCGCGGTGATCGATCTGCTCAAGGAGCAGGGCGCCAGCGACATCGCCGTCTTCCTCGGCGGGATCATCCCCCAGGATGACATCGCCAAGCTGCGCGCGGTGGGCGTCCGCGAGGTCTTCCTCCCGGGGACGACCACCGAGGACGTCATCGGCTGGGTGCGGACCCACGTCCGGCACCGGGCCGAGGCGGCCTGA
- a CDS encoding hydroxymethylglutaryl-CoA lyase, giving the protein MGSSDRPSILGRSVPAEVSIYEVGPRDGLQNESAVVPTEGKLKLIGALADAGLKRIEVTSFVSPKWIPPLADSREVASSLEARPGVVWSALVPNAKGLEGAVAARMEEVAVFMSASETHNKKNINKTIEETFAAFAEVIGPARDAGMRVRGYVSVVWGCPYEGAVDPLRAREVADTLLQMGCYQVSLGDTIGVGTPGQTERIMGAMLEEIPAEKLALHFHDTRGTALANALVGLAYGITTLDASVGGLGGCPYAPGASGNLATEDLVYMLDGLGVRHGVDLEKLVAAGELAQELVGHELPGRYLKAHLGARLKKGSA; this is encoded by the coding sequence ATGGGCTCCAGTGATCGCCCCAGCATCCTCGGCCGAAGCGTTCCCGCCGAGGTCTCGATCTACGAGGTCGGTCCGCGGGACGGTCTGCAGAACGAGTCCGCTGTCGTCCCCACAGAGGGCAAGCTGAAGCTCATCGGCGCCCTCGCCGACGCGGGCCTCAAGCGGATCGAGGTCACCTCCTTCGTCTCGCCCAAGTGGATTCCGCCCCTCGCCGACTCGCGAGAGGTCGCCTCCAGCCTCGAGGCTCGCCCCGGCGTCGTCTGGTCCGCTCTCGTCCCCAACGCCAAGGGACTCGAGGGCGCCGTCGCAGCGCGCATGGAGGAGGTGGCCGTCTTCATGTCCGCCTCCGAGACCCACAACAAGAAGAACATCAACAAGACCATCGAGGAGACCTTCGCCGCGTTCGCGGAGGTCATTGGCCCCGCGCGCGACGCCGGCATGCGCGTGCGCGGCTACGTCTCGGTGGTGTGGGGCTGCCCCTACGAGGGCGCCGTCGACCCGCTCCGCGCTCGAGAGGTCGCCGACACCCTGCTGCAGATGGGGTGCTACCAGGTCTCACTCGGAGACACGATCGGCGTCGGCACCCCGGGCCAGACCGAGCGGATCATGGGCGCCATGCTCGAGGAGATCCCCGCGGAGAAGCTCGCGCTCCACTTCCACGACACGCGCGGCACCGCGCTCGCGAATGCCCTCGTCGGCCTCGCGTACGGAATCACGACGCTCGACGCCAGCGTCGGCGGCCTGGGCGGCTGCCCCTACGCGCCGGGCGCCTCGGGCAACCTGGCGACCGAGGACTTGGTCTACATGCTCGACGGGCTCGGCGTGAGGCATGGCGTCGACCTCGAGAAGCTCGTCGCCGCCGGCGAGCTCGCCCAGGAGCTCGTCGGTCACGAGCTGCCCGGGCGCTACCTCAAGGCCCACCTCGGCGCGCGGCTCAAGAAGGGGTCCGCCTAG